Proteins encoded within one genomic window of Oncorhynchus mykiss isolate Arlee chromosome 27, USDA_OmykA_1.1, whole genome shotgun sequence:
- the LOC110507462 gene encoding HHIP-like protein 1: MSRVSVKGVELLSRWLLVLLVLHAPRHGNTHPQCLDYKPPFQPREPLVFCKEYAKFGCCDLEKDDKISQNFYKIMDYFDYSGYMTCAKYIRTILCQECSPYSAHLYDAEDANTPMRELPGLCGDYCSEFWHQCRYTISLLTDNNATVGIEEDRNKFCNFLELKDREYCYPNVLSDDKLNANLGDVRADPEGCLQLCLQEVANGLRNPVAMVHADDGTHRFFVAEQLGYVWTYLPNGSRIDRPFLNLTKAVLTSPWAGDERGFLCMALHPRFALVQKAYVYYSVSVKKEERIRISEFTLSADDMNQLDHSSERTILEVVEPASNHNGGQLLFGHDGYLYIFIGDGGRAGDPFGKFGNSQNKSTLLGKVLRLDVDNNDDVEPYSIPSDNPFLGEQGSLPEIYAYGVRNMWRCSIDRGDLITVQGRGRLFCGDVGQNKFEEVDLIVKGGNYGWRAKEGFSCYDNRLCHNSSLDDILPIFAYPHKLGKSVTGGYIYRGCQMPNLNGLYIFGDFMSGRLMSLKENQSTGKWEYKEICMGKDQTCRFPKLINSYYKYIISFAEDEAGELYFLATGAPSASARAGVIYKIVDPSRRAPPGKCSFKPTLVKIKGKLIHFHPKEEFVIDKKPTTTAAPTITARTTATTTLRTPPTTMRSMTTRPTYTPPTATLKATAKPATIRATVEPLTTRATVKPVTTPSNPTSMQQRTTGTATPALTISWRQVMTARPGHATTPSRQRPSLSYTRPTVTPKPRPLLTTGARRPSPPTARPLTRPQPHATVRPFPLGVTTNRPQTTPRPTYWTAATKHTTQRPNFTLSKAQDKFLKGQSDKIEHSTGNRVNKKNRGSKPGKQRRRKHRAGSVRLISAEQLSDRGRVEIYIRGEWGTVCDDLFNSKAATVVCQQLGFPVALRVAKRAELGGGSGSILLDDVECEGTERTLLDCKRAKVGKHNCAHDEDVGVVCGYHHDEDK; encoded by the exons ATGAGCAGGGTAAGTGTAAAGGGAGTTGAGCTGCTGTCCCGTTGGCTGTTGGTCCTACTGGTCCTACACGCACCCCGACATGGGAACACCCATCCCCAGTGCCTGGATTACAAGCCCCCCTTCCAGCCACGGGAGCCTCTGGTCTTCTGTAAGGAGTACGCCAAGTTTGGTTGCTGTGACCTGGAGAAAGATGACAAGATCTCCCAAAACTTCTACAAGATCATGGACTATTTTGACTACTCGGGTTACATGACCTGTGCGAAATACATACGCACCATCCTCTGTCAG GAGTGCTCTCCCTACTCTGCCCACCTGTACGATGCTGAGGATGCCAACACGCCCATGAGGGAGCTACCAGGCCTGTGCGGAGACTACTGCTCTGAGTTCTGGCACCAGTGCCGCTACACCATTAGCCTGCTCACTGACAACAACGCCACGGTGGGCATAGAGGAGGACCGCAATAAGTTCTGTAACTTCCTGGAGCTCAAAGACAGGGAGTACTGTTACCCTAACGTGCTCTCCGACGACAAGCTCAACGCCAACCTGGGAGATGTTCGGGCGGACCCCGAGGGCTGTCTCCAACTGTGCCTGCAGGAGGTGGCCAACGGTCTGAGGAACCCGGTGGCCATGGTCCACGCCGACGACGGGACCCACCGCTTCTTTGTGGCAGAGCAGCTGGGCTACGTGTGGACGTACCTGCCCAACGGCTCCCGTATTGACCGGCCCTTCCTCAACCTAACTAAGGCAGTGCTCACCTCTCCCTGGGCAGGGGATGAGAGAGGCTTCCTCTGCATGGCCCTCCACCCGCGCTTCGCGCTGGTGCAGAAGGCCTATGTCTACTACTCTGTGTCTgtgaagaaggaggagaggatcCGCATTAGTGAGTTCACACTGTCCGCTGACGATATGAACCAACTAGATCACTCCTCAGAGAG AACTATTTTGGAAGTGGTGGAACCTGCCTCGAACCACAACGGGGGCCAGCTTCTCTTCGGACACGATGGCTACCTCTATATCTTCATTGGCGATGGGGGAAGAGCAGGGGATCCCTTTGGCAAGTTTGGGAACTCCCAGAATAA GTCCACTCTGTTGGGCAAGGTGCTGCGTCTCGATGTGGACAACAACGATGACGTGGAACCCTACAGCATCCCATCGGACAATCCTTTCCTGGGGGAGCAGGGCTCGCTGCCTGAGATCTACGCCTACGGGGTGCGTAACATGTGGCGCTGCTCCATCGACCGGGGCGACCTCATCACCGTGCAGGGCCGTGGCCGACTGTTCTGCGGGGACGTGGGACAGAATAAGTTTGAAGAGGTGGACCTCATCGTCAAGGGTGGCAACTATGGCTGGAGAGCCAAGGAGGGCTTCTCTTGCTATGACaacaggctgtgtcacaactccTCTCTTG ATGACATCCTGCCTATTTTTGCTTACCCCCACAAACTGGGGAAGTCGGTCACTGGAGGCTACATATACCGCGGCTGCCAGATGCCTAATCTCAATGGCCTCTACATATTCGGGGATTTCatgagtgg GCGCCTGATGTCACTGAAGGAGAACCAAAGCACTGGGAAGTGGGAGTACAAGGAGATCTGTATGGGAAAAGACCAGACGTGCCGATTCCCCAAACTTATCAACAGCTATTACAAATACATAATTTCCTTTGCTGAAGATGAGGCAG GGGAGCTGTACTTCCTGGCAACGGGAGCTCCCAGTGCGTCTGCCAGAGCGGGGGTGATCTATAAGATAGTGGATCCATCCAG GAGAGCACCTCCAGGCAAGTGCAGCTTCAAGCCAACTCTTGTCAAGATTAAAGGCAAGCTGATTCACTTCCACCCGAAGGAGG AGTTTGTCATTGACAAGAAGCCGACGACCACCGCTGCACCCACTATTACTGCGAGAACAACAGCTACCACCACGCTCCGTACTCCTCCGACCACCATGCGCTCCATGACGACGAGACCTACCTACACACCTCCAACTGCAACCCTGAAGGCTACTGCTAAACCTGCCACGATAAGGGCTACAGTTGAACCTCTAACAACACGAGCTACTGTTAAACCTGTAACAACACCTTCCAATCCCACCTCAATGCAGCAGAGGACTACTGGTACCGCTACACCTGCACTGACCATCTCATGGAGGCAGGTAATGACGGCCAGGCCAGGTCATGCCACCACTCCTTCCCGGCAGAGACCGTCGTTGTCCTACACCAGGCCCACTGTTACCCCGAAGCCCCGACCACTGTTGACAACTGGAGCCAGAAGGCCCTCTCCACCAACAGCACGACCCTTGACCCGACCGCAACCACACGCCACAGTCAGACCCTTTCCACTAGGAGTTACGACCAATCGGCCCCAGACAACACCAAGGCCTACGTACTGGACAGCTGCAACAAAGCACACCACCCAGAGGCCTAACTTCACTCTCTCAAAGGCCCAGGACAAGTTCCTGAAAGGCCAGAGTGACAAGATAGAACATTCCACAGGGAACCGGGTCAACAAGAAGAACCGGGGTTCCAAACCCGGGAAGCAGCGGCGCCGGAAGCATCGGGCTGGGTCGGTGCGGCTGATCAGTGCAGAGCAGCTGTCGGACCGTGGGCGGGTGGAGATTTACATACGGGGGGAGTGGGGCACAGTATGTGATGACTTGTTTAATAGTAAAGCAGCTACGGTGGTCTGCCAGCAACTAGGCTTCCCTGTAGCCCTGCGTGTGGCTAAACGGGCAGAGCTGGGGGGTGGCAGTGGCAGTATCCTGCTAGATGATGTGGAGTGTGAGGGCACAGAGAGGACGTTACTGGACTGCAAACGGGCAAAGGTGGGCAAGCACAATTGTGCACACGATGAGGATGTGGGGGTGGTGTGTGGCTACCACCACGACGAGGATAAATAA